In Gulosibacter molinativorax, a single window of DNA contains:
- a CDS encoding helicase — MAFQPGTQEDLAPSGAKARFEANIHAIRVVRTLTTEERPATVDEQQRLARWSSWGAIPQVFDEENTDWVTERALLRGLLDEQEWRAAARTTINAHYTDPAYVQEIWDGVARLGFQGGTVLEPGSGAGTFIGLAPASARMVGVELDPLTAAISQGLYPGADIRAESFADTKAPAASFDAAVGNVPFADVTLHDPVHNASGHSMHNHFIVKALHLTRPGGVVAMLTSHWTMDAQNPAARREMNELADLLGAVRLPTGAHRRAAGTEALTDLLLFRRRDPGQEPASDVWEMVTPVTIDGERVKINTYFADYRPDHVLGELRVGQGMYGNQTLRVTADLTGVPRLLRDTLTEITTSATERGLTFTPPTAAQEQERAARVAADPALFDGSIQTTPDGAFRVVSSGESLPLKVPKSAAVELRALLTLRDGAIELLEMEAATRDDTDEIETARARLRDQYERYVARYGPLNRYTLRRTGRTDPDTGEDTHARIVPTPLRILRGDPFGPLVVALEVFDEQEQTAAGASILSGRVVAPTPPVRGVESPADAISVSLDRTGRVDLELIAELLGTDGPDARAALAGHVFEDPATGDLIHAPEYLSGNVRIKLDAAESAVKERPELQGNVDALKAVLPEPLGVDEIAARLGAVWISAATHEEFLREILKAPDVKVENPLPGMWEVRGGRQGILATSEWGTQRRPAPDLVQSVMEQKRIQVYDEHRDPDGTTVRIFNPVETTAAQEKADQLQERFSEWVWENPERARLLADEYNRRFNSIVLRDYSSAGEYLTFPGMARSFTPRPHQRAAVARMIAEPACGLFHEVGAGKTAEMVAGVMEMRRMGLIQKPMLVVPNHMLEQFSREWLQIYPRARVLAASSQDLTADRRRLFVARAAASDWDGIILTQGAFARIRVDPATERDYIEQQVITLKAAYDSAKGEDRMSVKRIQKRLLQAENKLKGLVDRARDPGITFEATGVDYVVVDEMHMYKNLATESNIRDAAIDGSERASDLHLKLESLRGRGRDRVVTGATATPIANSVTEAYVMQRYLRPDLLEEAGLGHFDAWAATFGETVTEMEMSPTGSSFRLKTRFARFQNVPEMLRLWSVFADVKTAEDLQLPVPDIHERADGKRAADTVVLAPTRELQAYIDDIAKRAARIQHKQVRPDEDNMLKVSTDGRKAALDVRLVIPDTPSGPSKVDVAADMVYRVWEQHRGREFLDPASGETSPVQGGLQLVFCDLGTPNRDRWNVYDELRAQLGARGLPDGAVRFMHEAKTDTDKARLFAAARSGHIAVLVGSTEKMGVGTNVQSRAVALHHLDCPWRPSDIAQREGRVIRQGNQNAEVLITRIVTEGSFDSYMWQGIERKARFIGQIMRGSLDVREIEEIDSAALSAAEAKAIASGNPLMLEKSIAQNDYTKLQRLERAHSRNQSMLLHTRSRSMELIISAESDASELERALPGIQDTSGDRFQMTVKDRAHTSRVDAAEAIAYWAREHNLQYLSNYAERNLGSLGSISGFTINGRAVSSLGHVQVQFTLEQLPRTSFSLPRDQVLSATVGLVQRLENRVSQLPSIVEGLYEEIRQERELLDEAEQRIGQPFKHTAALEAAKARLDRVEAELTELSTEAQSEATEADAHTDALQPDPPQAAQSGSESPRVLTKQAVRDFQPSFGPPATPHTPPASASVTVTSLLREASRPPNTEPPVPSL, encoded by the coding sequence TCGAGGCCAACATCCATGCGATCCGCGTCGTCCGCACCCTCACCACGGAAGAGCGTCCAGCAACCGTAGACGAGCAGCAACGGCTGGCTCGTTGGTCCAGCTGGGGTGCGATCCCGCAGGTGTTCGATGAGGAGAACACGGACTGGGTGACCGAGCGTGCCCTGCTGCGTGGGCTGCTGGACGAGCAGGAGTGGCGGGCTGCAGCGCGCACCACGATCAACGCCCACTACACCGATCCCGCCTATGTGCAGGAGATCTGGGATGGCGTCGCTCGGCTCGGGTTCCAGGGCGGCACGGTGCTCGAGCCCGGGTCGGGGGCGGGCACGTTCATCGGGCTCGCCCCGGCCTCTGCCCGCATGGTCGGGGTCGAACTCGACCCGCTCACGGCCGCGATCTCTCAGGGCCTCTACCCTGGCGCGGATATCCGTGCCGAATCGTTCGCGGACACCAAAGCTCCGGCCGCATCGTTTGATGCTGCGGTGGGGAACGTGCCGTTCGCGGACGTCACTTTGCACGACCCAGTACATAATGCGTCGGGGCACTCGATGCACAACCATTTCATCGTCAAAGCCCTGCACCTGACGCGGCCTGGCGGGGTGGTCGCGATGCTCACCTCGCATTGGACGATGGACGCGCAGAACCCGGCAGCGCGGCGGGAGATGAACGAGCTCGCCGACCTCCTCGGCGCCGTGCGACTCCCCACGGGCGCGCACCGGCGCGCAGCCGGCACTGAGGCACTCACCGATCTGCTGCTGTTCCGTCGCCGCGACCCCGGACAGGAGCCCGCGAGCGACGTGTGGGAGATGGTCACCCCCGTGACCATCGACGGGGAACGGGTGAAGATCAACACCTACTTCGCGGACTACCGGCCCGATCATGTGCTCGGCGAGCTCCGGGTCGGGCAGGGCATGTACGGGAACCAGACGCTCCGCGTCACCGCCGACCTGACCGGCGTGCCCCGCCTGCTGCGCGACACACTCACCGAGATCACCACCTCCGCGACCGAGCGCGGCCTGACCTTCACCCCGCCCACGGCGGCGCAGGAGCAGGAACGTGCGGCCAGAGTCGCCGCCGACCCCGCCCTGTTCGACGGCTCCATCCAGACCACCCCCGACGGCGCCTTCCGGGTCGTGTCCAGTGGGGAGTCGCTGCCACTGAAAGTGCCCAAGTCCGCCGCCGTCGAGCTGCGGGCGCTGCTGACGTTGCGGGACGGCGCGATCGAGCTGCTCGAGATGGAGGCAGCCACCCGGGACGACACCGACGAGATCGAGACCGCCCGCGCCCGGTTGCGTGACCAGTACGAGAGGTACGTGGCCCGGTATGGGCCGCTGAACCGCTACACGCTGCGCCGCACCGGCCGCACCGACCCCGACACCGGGGAGGACACGCACGCGAGGATCGTGCCGACTCCGCTGCGGATTCTGCGCGGCGACCCGTTCGGGCCGCTCGTCGTCGCGCTCGAGGTGTTCGATGAGCAGGAGCAGACCGCGGCCGGCGCATCGATTCTCTCCGGCCGGGTCGTCGCCCCGACCCCGCCTGTGCGCGGTGTCGAGAGCCCGGCGGATGCGATCTCGGTGAGTCTCGACCGCACTGGCAGGGTCGATCTGGAGCTCATCGCCGAACTCCTCGGCACCGACGGGCCCGATGCGCGAGCCGCTCTTGCCGGGCATGTGTTCGAAGACCCCGCCACCGGGGACCTCATTCACGCCCCGGAGTACCTGTCGGGGAACGTGCGCATCAAGCTCGACGCCGCAGAGTCCGCGGTCAAGGAGCGTCCGGAGTTGCAGGGCAACGTCGACGCGCTGAAAGCGGTGCTGCCTGAGCCGTTGGGGGTGGATGAGATCGCGGCGCGGCTCGGAGCGGTATGGATCAGCGCCGCCACGCATGAGGAGTTCCTGCGGGAGATCCTGAAAGCCCCGGACGTGAAAGTGGAAAACCCGCTGCCGGGCATGTGGGAGGTGCGCGGCGGCAGACAGGGCATCCTCGCGACCAGCGAATGGGGCACCCAGCGGCGCCCCGCACCGGATCTGGTGCAGTCGGTGATGGAGCAGAAACGCATCCAGGTGTACGACGAGCACCGAGACCCAGACGGCACCACGGTGCGGATCTTCAACCCCGTCGAGACGACCGCGGCGCAGGAGAAGGCCGACCAGCTGCAGGAGCGGTTCTCGGAATGGGTGTGGGAGAACCCCGAACGCGCCCGACTCCTCGCCGATGAGTACAACCGCCGTTTCAACTCGATCGTGCTGCGCGATTACAGCAGCGCCGGCGAGTACCTCACCTTCCCCGGCATGGCCCGCAGCTTCACCCCGCGCCCGCATCAACGTGCTGCGGTCGCCCGCATGATCGCCGAGCCCGCCTGCGGCCTGTTCCACGAAGTCGGGGCTGGGAAGACCGCAGAAATGGTCGCCGGCGTCATGGAGATGCGGCGGATGGGCCTCATCCAGAAGCCCATGCTGGTCGTCCCGAATCACATGCTCGAGCAGTTCTCCCGCGAATGGTTACAGATCTACCCGCGGGCCAGGGTGCTCGCCGCGTCCAGTCAGGACCTCACCGCCGACCGGCGACGCCTGTTCGTCGCGAGGGCCGCCGCGAGCGACTGGGACGGCATCATCCTCACCCAGGGCGCGTTCGCGCGCATCCGCGTCGACCCCGCCACCGAACGCGACTACATCGAGCAACAGGTCATCACCCTGAAGGCCGCCTACGACTCCGCGAAGGGTGAGGATCGGATGAGCGTGAAGCGCATCCAGAAGCGGCTCTTGCAGGCCGAGAACAAGCTCAAGGGGCTCGTGGACCGCGCCCGCGATCCGGGGATCACGTTCGAGGCGACCGGGGTGGACTATGTCGTCGTCGACGAGATGCACATGTACAAGAACCTCGCCACCGAGTCCAATATCCGTGACGCCGCAATCGACGGTTCCGAGCGTGCCAGCGACCTGCACTTGAAGCTCGAATCGCTCCGGGGGCGCGGCCGCGACCGGGTTGTGACCGGGGCGACGGCGACCCCGATCGCGAACAGTGTGACCGAAGCGTATGTGATGCAGCGCTACCTGCGCCCTGACCTGCTGGAGGAAGCGGGCCTCGGGCACTTCGATGCGTGGGCGGCGACGTTCGGGGAGACCGTCACCGAGATGGAGATGTCTCCCACCGGCTCCTCGTTCCGGCTCAAGACCCGGTTCGCGCGTTTCCAGAACGTGCCCGAGATGCTGCGCCTGTGGTCGGTGTTCGCGGACGTGAAGACCGCCGAAGACCTCCAGCTGCCCGTGCCGGATATTCATGAGCGTGCCGATGGGAAGCGCGCCGCCGACACGGTGGTGCTCGCCCCCACCCGGGAGCTGCAGGCGTACATCGACGACATCGCTAAACGTGCCGCACGGATCCAGCACAAGCAGGTGCGCCCGGATGAGGACAACATGCTCAAGGTCTCCACCGACGGGCGCAAAGCCGCGCTCGATGTGCGCCTCGTCATCCCCGATACCCCGTCCGGGCCGTCCAAGGTCGATGTCGCCGCCGACATGGTCTACCGCGTCTGGGAGCAGCACCGCGGCCGGGAGTTCCTCGACCCCGCCTCCGGTGAGACCTCCCCGGTCCAAGGCGGGCTGCAGCTGGTGTTCTGCGACCTCGGCACCCCCAACAGAGACCGCTGGAACGTGTACGACGAACTCCGCGCCCAGCTCGGCGCGCGGGGCCTGCCCGACGGCGCTGTCCGGTTCATGCACGAGGCGAAGACCGACACCGACAAGGCGCGCCTGTTCGCCGCCGCACGCTCCGGCCACATCGCGGTACTTGTCGGCTCCACCGAGAAGATGGGCGTCGGCACGAATGTGCAGTCGAGGGCGGTCGCTCTGCACCACCTCGACTGCCCGTGGCGGCCGAGCGATATCGCGCAACGCGAGGGGCGGGTGATTCGGCAGGGCAATCAGAACGCTGAGGTGCTCATCACTCGGATCGTCACCGAGGGTTCCTTCGACTCGTACATGTGGCAGGGCATCGAACGCAAAGCGCGATTCATCGGGCAGATCATGCGCGGCAGTCTCGACGTGCGTGAGATCGAGGAGATCGACTCCGCAGCCCTCTCCGCCGCTGAGGCGAAAGCGATCGCGTCAGGGAACCCGCTCATGCTCGAGAAGTCCATCGCGCAGAACGACTACACGAAGCTGCAACGTCTCGAACGCGCCCACTCCCGGAACCAGTCGATGCTGCTCCACACCCGCTCTCGCAGTATGGAGCTCATCATCAGTGCGGAGAGCGACGCTTCGGAACTCGAACGTGCGCTCCCCGGCATCCAAGACACCAGCGGCGACCGATTCCAGATGACCGTGAAGGACCGCGCCCACACATCCCGCGTCGACGCGGCAGAAGCGATCGCGTACTGGGCGCGCGAGCACAACCTGCAGTACCTGTCGAACTACGCCGAACGGAACCTCGGCTCTCTCGGCAGCATCTCCGGGTTCACGATCAATGGCCGCGCCGTTTCATCACTCGGGCATGTCCAAGTGCAGTTCACGCTCGAACAGCTCCCCCGCACCAGCTTCTCCCTGCCCCGCGACCAAGTCCTCTCCGCCACCGTGGGGCTCGTGCAACGACTCGAGAACCGGGTCTCGCAACTTCCCAGCATCGTCGAAGGTCTCTATGAGGAGATCCGTCAAGAGCGGGAATTGCTCGACGAAGCTGAGCAGCGCATCGGCCAGCCTTTCAAGCACACGGCCGCGCTCGAGGCCGCGAAAGCGCGACTCGACCGGGTCGAAGCCGAACTCACTGAGCTGAGCACCGAAGCACAGAGCGAGGCCACCGAAGCGGACGCGCACACGGACGCCCTCCAGCCCGATCCTCCTCAGGCTGCGCAGAGCGGAAGCGAGTCGCCTCGCGTGCTCACCAAACAGGCAGTCCGGGACTTCCAGCCCTCCTTCGGTCCTCCCGCCACACCTCACACCCCGCCCGCCTCGGCGAGCGTCACGGTGACATCGCTGCTGCGAGAGGCATCGCGACCACCTAACACCGAACCCCCTGTGCCGTCGCTGTGA
- a CDS encoding bifunctional [glutamine synthetase] adenylyltransferase/[glutamine synthetase]-adenylyl-L-tyrosine phosphorylase — protein sequence MREGIRTRLIRVGFSKPLAAADRFEELSGILGIDPVTLVSYFEPIDPDPDGALESLLRLVHRQPSYGPVLKNDPDLFRTVITLFAISTSSEGFFIRHPERLREVHEDSHLLASPETLQERLRKSVAAQIEPESGQLLAGMTGDEAANALRVVYRTELGKIALYDARLEDAQVSLHRVAAALSDLAGAALDAAVAVARAEIAAPPAGFGKFPTEQVRDVRLAVIGMGKGGAREINYISDVDVMFVAEPRDGSELATARVIEIATRMASKTMHVISDYGVEPGLWEVDANLRPEGKDGALVRTIDSYATYYKRWAENWEFMALLKARPIAGDAELGQQFSDVITPMVWGAAGRDDFVLQVQKMRARVISHIPKDEVDRELKLGPGGLRDVEFTVQLLQLVHGQADESVRVQSTLDALTALAAEGHIGRDDGAEFTNYYRFLRLIEHRVQLRHMQRTHLFPNDPEEQRILGRAVRMQPKDLLEQVATVRRRVRGIHEKVFYRPLLTAVATLPAESYQLTSDQAAARLRAIGYRDPRGALNHIRALISGVSRRSTMMKHLLPVLLEWFTEGANPDQGLLAFRKLSEQLGDASWYLRLLRDSNLAARRLCDILSSSEFCATFLELFPEAVIWLDGEEQLRPSSVEALEREIGGALSRYRDEVALGRVIRGVRRREVLRLAIGGVIGLTDMRGLAKGLTDISTVTIRSAEKAIRIIDEDVDYPSFGVIGMGRFGGAELGFGSDLDVLYVFDPGERPADEASTLARKLVQRIGTILDDNRMPIDLDAGLRPEGKSGPLARSLSAYDAYYSKWSLSWEAQALLRASRVAGDDDLLDRFMEIADRTRYRSRGLEPSELTEIRRLKARMESERLPRGADPKRHLKLGRGSLSDVEWLVQVLQLDHAHDIPDLRTTSTLTALEAAQQHGLVGDEDAAILEHAWTLATRIRSAVYLYSNAQTDVLPGDPEALDGVARLLGYEAGHGVELENDYLTATRRSRSVFETLFYGDE from the coding sequence TTGCGTGAGGGAATTCGAACGCGACTGATTCGAGTCGGGTTTAGCAAGCCGCTCGCGGCGGCAGACCGATTCGAAGAGCTCTCGGGCATCCTGGGCATCGACCCGGTGACGCTCGTGAGCTACTTCGAGCCGATTGATCCCGACCCGGATGGCGCGCTCGAGTCCCTGCTGCGGCTCGTGCACCGGCAGCCGAGCTACGGTCCCGTCCTCAAGAACGATCCCGATCTCTTCCGCACGGTCATCACCCTCTTCGCGATCTCGACCTCATCCGAAGGCTTCTTCATCCGCCACCCGGAGCGGCTTCGCGAGGTCCACGAGGACTCGCACCTGCTCGCATCCCCCGAGACGCTTCAAGAGCGGCTCCGTAAATCAGTGGCAGCGCAGATTGAGCCCGAGTCTGGGCAGCTCCTCGCTGGCATGACCGGCGACGAGGCGGCCAATGCGCTGCGCGTGGTCTACCGGACCGAGCTCGGCAAGATCGCGCTCTACGACGCGCGGCTCGAGGATGCGCAGGTCTCGCTGCACCGCGTCGCTGCGGCCCTCTCGGATCTTGCGGGTGCTGCCCTCGACGCCGCCGTCGCGGTCGCACGGGCGGAGATTGCCGCCCCACCTGCGGGCTTCGGCAAGTTTCCCACCGAGCAGGTGCGGGATGTGCGCCTCGCGGTGATCGGCATGGGTAAGGGCGGGGCGCGCGAGATCAACTACATCTCGGACGTCGACGTGATGTTCGTGGCGGAGCCGCGCGACGGCTCCGAGCTTGCGACCGCACGAGTGATCGAGATCGCCACCCGCATGGCGTCCAAGACCATGCACGTGATTTCCGACTACGGCGTCGAGCCGGGGCTCTGGGAGGTCGACGCGAATCTGCGGCCCGAGGGCAAGGACGGCGCGCTCGTGCGCACGATCGACAGCTACGCGACCTATTACAAGCGCTGGGCCGAGAACTGGGAGTTCATGGCGCTGCTGAAGGCGCGACCCATCGCGGGCGATGCCGAGCTCGGCCAGCAGTTCTCGGACGTCATCACGCCGATGGTGTGGGGCGCCGCCGGGCGGGATGACTTCGTCCTGCAGGTGCAGAAGATGCGCGCCCGGGTGATCAGCCACATCCCGAAGGATGAGGTCGATCGTGAGCTGAAGCTCGGGCCGGGTGGGCTCCGCGACGTTGAGTTCACAGTTCAGCTCCTCCAGCTCGTGCACGGCCAGGCCGACGAGTCCGTGCGCGTGCAGTCGACCCTCGACGCGTTGACGGCGCTCGCCGCGGAGGGACATATCGGGCGCGACGACGGCGCCGAGTTCACGAATTACTACCGGTTCCTGCGACTCATCGAGCACCGGGTGCAGCTGCGGCACATGCAACGCACCCACCTCTTCCCGAACGATCCGGAGGAGCAGCGCATCCTCGGCCGCGCCGTCAGGATGCAGCCAAAAGACCTCCTCGAGCAGGTCGCCACGGTGCGCCGTCGTGTCCGCGGCATCCACGAGAAGGTCTTCTACCGACCGCTACTTACGGCGGTCGCCACGCTCCCGGCGGAGAGCTATCAGCTCACGAGCGATCAGGCCGCGGCGCGTCTGCGCGCGATCGGCTACCGCGACCCGCGGGGCGCTCTCAACCACATCCGGGCCCTCATCAGCGGCGTATCGCGGCGCTCGACGATGATGAAGCACCTGCTTCCCGTCCTGCTCGAGTGGTTTACCGAGGGCGCGAATCCCGATCAGGGGCTGCTCGCGTTCCGCAAGCTCTCGGAACAACTCGGGGATGCATCCTGGTATCTGCGCCTGCTGCGCGACTCCAACCTCGCCGCACGCCGCTTGTGCGACATCCTCTCGAGCAGCGAGTTCTGCGCGACATTCCTCGAGCTGTTCCCCGAGGCCGTCATCTGGCTCGACGGCGAAGAGCAGCTGCGGCCCTCGTCGGTCGAGGCGCTCGAGCGGGAGATCGGCGGGGCGCTCTCTCGCTACCGGGATGAGGTCGCGCTCGGGCGCGTCATCCGCGGGGTCCGGCGCCGCGAGGTGCTGCGCCTCGCTATCGGCGGCGTGATTGGGCTCACGGATATGCGCGGCCTCGCGAAGGGCCTGACCGATATCTCGACCGTCACGATTCGCTCCGCCGAGAAAGCGATCCGAATCATCGATGAGGACGTTGACTACCCGTCGTTCGGCGTGATCGGGATGGGCCGCTTCGGCGGTGCCGAGCTTGGGTTCGGTTCGGATCTCGATGTCCTCTACGTCTTCGACCCGGGGGAGCGGCCCGCGGACGAGGCGAGCACGCTCGCCCGCAAGCTCGTGCAGCGCATCGGCACCATCCTTGACGACAATCGCATGCCGATCGATTTGGATGCGGGGCTTCGTCCCGAGGGTAAGTCAGGCCCGCTCGCGCGGTCGCTCTCGGCGTATGACGCCTACTACTCGAAGTGGTCGCTGAGCTGGGAGGCGCAGGCGCTCCTGCGGGCGAGCCGAGTCGCCGGCGACGATGACCTGCTCGACCGGTTCATGGAAATCGCCGACCGCACGAGGTACCGCAGCCGCGGCCTCGAGCCATCGGAGCTCACCGAAATTCGCCGGCTGAAGGCTCGAATGGAAAGCGAGCGGCTGCCCCGGGGTGCCGACCCCAAGCGGCACCTCAAGCTTGGTCGCGGCTCGCTATCGGACGTCGAATGGCTCGTGCAGGTGTTGCAGCTCGACCACGCGCACGACATCCCGGATCTGCGGACCACGTCGACACTCACCGCGCTCGAGGCTGCCCAGCAGCACGGGCTCGTGGGCGACGAGGACGCCGCGATCCTCGAGCACGCGTGGACACTCGCGACGCGTATCCGCTCGGCCGTCTACCTGTACTCGAATGCCCAGACCGATGTGCTGCCCGGTGACCCGGAGGCGCTCGATGGCGTCGCGAGGCTGCTCGGCTACGAGGCCGGGCACGGCGTCGAACTCGAGAACGACTACCTCACCGCCACGCGGCGCTCACGCTCGGTGTTCGAGACGCTGTTCTACGGGGATGAGTAG
- a CDS encoding glutamine synthetase family protein, which produces MNKQQDYVLQTISDRGIKFIRLWFTDVLGKLKSIALAPAEVEGAFNEGVGFDGSAIEGLTRRTEADMLLHPDPSTFQVLPWHGDDETARMFCDITTPDGQPAAADPRQVLRRTLDRARDLGFTFYIHPEIEFYLLKSRTPGPNGLEPVDRAGYFDHVPGDIVDLFRRRSVRLLEELGISVEFSHHEAGPGQNEIDLRYADALTMADNVITFRTVIEEAAAEQNIHATFMPKPHSKWPGSGMHTHMSLFEGATNVFHEAGAKHQLSRTGQQFIAGLLHHSREITAVTSQHVNSYRRLWGGDEAPSYVCWGHNNSSALVRVPTYKPDKSRSARVEYRGIDSAANPYLVYALLLEAGLRGIENNYEIPDEIEGDLRDLSDRERKVLGYKNLPMNLDEAISLTEESELVAETLGEQLFDHFLTNKQEEWLGFRRQVTNFELTRNL; this is translated from the coding sequence ATGAATAAGCAACAGGACTATGTGCTGCAAACCATCAGTGATCGCGGGATTAAGTTCATCCGCCTGTGGTTTACGGATGTGCTCGGCAAGCTGAAGTCGATCGCGCTCGCGCCTGCCGAGGTCGAGGGCGCGTTCAACGAAGGCGTGGGCTTCGACGGCTCCGCGATCGAGGGCCTCACGCGTCGCACCGAGGCCGACATGCTCCTGCATCCCGACCCCTCAACCTTCCAAGTCCTGCCGTGGCACGGCGACGACGAGACGGCGCGCATGTTCTGCGATATCACGACGCCGGATGGCCAGCCCGCGGCCGCCGACCCCCGCCAGGTGCTGCGCCGCACCCTCGACCGCGCCCGAGACCTCGGATTCACGTTTTATATCCACCCCGAGATCGAGTTCTACCTCTTGAAGTCGCGCACTCCCGGGCCGAATGGGCTGGAACCGGTCGACCGTGCGGGCTACTTCGACCACGTGCCGGGCGACATCGTTGATCTCTTCCGCCGACGTTCGGTGCGACTGCTCGAGGAGCTCGGCATCTCGGTCGAGTTCAGCCATCACGAGGCGGGCCCGGGCCAGAACGAGATCGACCTGCGGTACGCGGATGCGCTAACCATGGCCGACAACGTCATTACCTTCCGGACCGTGATCGAGGAGGCGGCCGCCGAGCAGAACATCCATGCGACGTTCATGCCGAAGCCGCACTCGAAGTGGCCCGGCTCGGGGATGCACACCCACATGTCGCTATTCGAGGGGGCAACCAACGTCTTCCACGAGGCGGGGGCGAAGCACCAGCTCTCGCGCACCGGCCAGCAGTTCATCGCCGGCCTCCTGCACCACTCCCGCGAGATCACCGCGGTGACGAGCCAGCACGTGAACTCCTACCGCCGCCTGTGGGGCGGCGACGAGGCGCCGAGCTACGTGTGCTGGGGACACAACAACTCCTCGGCCCTCGTGCGCGTGCCGACCTACAAGCCCGACAAGTCGCGCTCGGCTCGCGTCGAATACCGCGGCATTGACTCGGCCGCGAACCCGTATCTCGTGTACGCGCTGCTACTCGAGGCGGGGCTTCGGGGGATTGAGAACAACTACGAGATTCCTGACGAGATCGAGGGCGACCTCCGGGATCTTTCCGACCGCGAGCGGAAAGTCCTCGGCTACAAAAACCTGCCGATGAACCTCGATGAGGCGATTTCGCTGACTGAGGAGTCGGAGCTCGTCGCGGAGACACTCGGCGAACAGCTCTTCGACCACTTCCTCACGAACAAGCAGGAGGAGTGGCTTGGCTTCCGCCGCCAGGTGACGAACTTCGAGCTCACCCGCAACCTCTAG
- a CDS encoding phage integrase central domain-containing protein produces MGRPKRALGELGKVTYTVESSGLIVARARVHDGSGKEHRPNGSGATEDEALAALRASADVAVGRVLAPRTQILTVSELATSWLKVAYHDDDPRVLRQRREQTVDGYASVIRAHIVPRAGAIPIAEITVDRADGLLIDIAREKSVMTANKVRNVMSLMFDWAIQQGHFSAAGSIQQTRYGAVVVANPIRATRRADEPDTVYFELDAVQVKYILHLIREVWPERHRARYPVGRRPNYKLLADYILITLGTSERTAEPIAIRFQDVKFEAVEQPDGSLTMEALVWVGGTMVRTKSRGLFRQDSPKAERQKRWVRVPQFATKVLSELVANHVPDPERNPDDVLITSERGRPRDASAIGELLRMFRREFEPELLAIGVDAEHLTFRSLRKAVAAAVSDTAGVEVARDLLGHSDEAITEGHYAKRPELIVEVAAEALNKVFAGIDG; encoded by the coding sequence ATGGGCCGGCCAAAGCGAGCGCTCGGCGAACTCGGCAAGGTGACCTACACCGTCGAGTCGAGTGGCCTCATTGTCGCGCGGGCGCGGGTTCATGACGGTAGCGGCAAGGAGCACCGTCCAAACGGTAGCGGAGCAACTGAGGATGAAGCCTTGGCTGCGTTGCGGGCGTCCGCCGATGTCGCGGTGGGTCGAGTCCTGGCACCGCGAACGCAGATCCTGACGGTCTCTGAACTGGCGACCTCATGGCTGAAGGTTGCGTATCACGATGACGATCCACGGGTACTGCGTCAGCGCCGCGAACAGACTGTTGACGGCTACGCATCCGTGATCCGTGCGCATATCGTTCCACGTGCTGGTGCGATCCCCATTGCTGAGATCACCGTCGATCGCGCAGACGGGTTGCTTATAGACATCGCACGCGAGAAGTCGGTGATGACCGCGAACAAGGTTCGCAACGTGATGTCGCTGATGTTCGACTGGGCAATCCAGCAGGGGCACTTCTCGGCTGCCGGGTCGATCCAGCAGACACGGTACGGAGCGGTCGTCGTGGCGAACCCGATCCGTGCGACCCGGCGAGCGGACGAACCGGACACAGTGTACTTCGAACTCGACGCGGTGCAGGTCAAATACATCCTCCACCTCATCCGTGAGGTGTGGCCCGAACGGCACCGAGCACGCTACCCGGTGGGCCGACGGCCCAACTATAAACTACTCGCCGACTACATCCTCATCACGCTCGGAACCTCCGAAAGAACCGCAGAACCGATCGCGATCCGCTTCCAAGACGTGAAGTTCGAGGCGGTGGAGCAGCCGGATGGAAGTCTGACGATGGAGGCGCTTGTGTGGGTCGGCGGGACGATGGTTCGCACGAAGTCCCGCGGGCTGTTCCGTCAGGACTCGCCTAAGGCCGAGAGACAGAAGCGTTGGGTTCGCGTTCCGCAGTTCGCAACGAAGGTTCTGAGCGAACTCGTCGCGAACCACGTTCCCGACCCTGAGCGAAATCCAGATGATGTGCTGATCACGTCCGAGCGCGGCCGTCCGCGTGACGCTAGTGCAATCGGCGAGCTGCTGCGGATGTTCCGCCGCGAGTTCGAGCCCGAGCTGCTGGCTATCGGGGTCGACGCCGAGCACCTCACATTTCGCAGCCTCCGCAAGGCTGTCGCTGCGGCTGTTTCGGACACGGCCGGCGTCGAGGTTGCCCGCGACCTACTCGGGCACAGTGACGAGGCGATCACCGAAGGGCACTACGCAAAGCGCCCCGAACTCATCGTCGAAGTCGCGGCCGAAGCGCTCAACAAAGTGTTCGCCGGTATCGACGGATGA
- a CDS encoding helix-turn-helix transcriptional regulator, whose protein sequence is MNDDRPRLWTPSELAEYTGIPIRTLADWRTERARSRGLGLPFVALSSHNVRYRHEDVEAFIAARIIAPTDRAGD, encoded by the coding sequence ATGAACGACGACCGCCCCCGACTCTGGACCCCGAGTGAGCTTGCAGAATACACAGGCATCCCGATCAGGACTCTTGCTGATTGGCGAACCGAGCGCGCCCGGAGCCGAGGTCTCGGGCTGCCCTTCGTCGCACTGTCATCGCACAACGTCCGATACCGCCATGAGGACGTCGAGGCGTTCATCGCCGCGCGGATCATTGCGCCGACAGATAGGGCGGGCGACTGA